One Oceanotoga teriensis genomic region harbors:
- a CDS encoding hemolysin family protein — protein sequence MFIFVLLMLSALFSGSETAFTSMGRGKLKDYLENEEDEKKKSMLQKFMNSPNQYLTTILILNNVVNILASSLTTLFVANLLPNSKGVAVGIATGFMTLMILIFGEITPKVYARENKEKFFKFSFRIVNVLNYILTPVVWILVNLSNVVIKIFGGKGFGQTPPFVTESEIMTYLDMGHEEGVIEKYEKYLMQRSLEIRETSVKEIMTPRVEMVSLEDDEKINDLIKIINDDGYSRIPIYRESLDTIVGICYAKDIFKLMDEVSDSDKLRNMSVLKISHKPFFVPITMKVKDILKMFLTNHTHMAIVVDEYGGTAGLVTLEDVIEELTGEILDEYDDIIEESNITRIDENIILVNGSTPINDIERELDIDFPETDFETIGGFLLEQLERFPKPGEHIIFENYEFEVISVTVNKIDKVKIIVVPDVNIKGDENDRDDDSETL from the coding sequence ATGTTTATATTTGTTTTACTCATGTTATCGGCACTTTTTTCAGGTTCTGAAACAGCATTCACCTCTATGGGAAGAGGAAAACTTAAGGATTATCTCGAAAATGAAGAAGATGAAAAGAAAAAAAGTATGCTTCAAAAGTTTATGAATAGTCCAAATCAATATTTAACGACTATTTTAATCTTAAATAATGTAGTAAATATTTTGGCATCATCACTTACTACATTGTTTGTTGCAAATCTTCTTCCAAACTCTAAAGGAGTTGCTGTTGGTATTGCAACGGGTTTTATGACATTAATGATTTTAATATTTGGTGAAATAACCCCTAAAGTATATGCAAGAGAAAATAAAGAAAAATTTTTTAAATTCTCATTTAGAATAGTAAATGTTTTAAATTATATTTTAACTCCTGTTGTATGGATACTTGTTAATTTGTCAAATGTAGTAATAAAAATATTTGGTGGAAAGGGATTTGGTCAGACACCTCCTTTTGTGACAGAAAGTGAAATAATGACTTATCTTGATATGGGACATGAAGAAGGGGTAATTGAAAAGTATGAGAAATATCTCATGCAAAGAAGTCTTGAAATACGTGAAACTTCTGTAAAAGAAATAATGACCCCAAGAGTTGAAATGGTCTCACTTGAAGATGATGAAAAAATAAATGATTTGATTAAAATTATAAATGATGATGGTTATTCAAGAATTCCTATTTATAGAGAAAGTCTTGATACTATAGTTGGAATATGTTATGCAAAAGATATTTTTAAACTCATGGATGAGGTTAGTGATTCAGATAAACTAAGAAATATGAGTGTTTTAAAGATCTCACATAAGCCTTTTTTTGTACCGATTACCATGAAAGTTAAAGATATTCTCAAGATGTTTCTTACAAATCATACTCATATGGCTATAGTTGTTGATGAATATGGAGGAACTGCAGGATTGGTAACACTTGAAGATGTAATAGAAGAACTCACAGGAGAAATTCTTGATGAATATGATGATATAATTGAAGAATCTAATATAACAAGGATTGATGAAAATATTATACTTGTTAATGGTTCTACTCCTATAAATGATATAGAAAGAGAATTAGATATAGATTTTCCAGAAACAGATTTTGAAACTATAGGTGGTTTTTTATTAGAACAACTCGAAAGATTTCCAAAACCAGGCGAACATATAATATTTGAAAATTATGAATTTGAAGTTATATCTGTTACTGTTAATAAAATAGATAAAGTTAAGATAATTGTTGTTCCCGATGTAAATATAAAAGGTGATGAAAATGACAGAGATGATGATTCAGAAACTTTATAA
- the dnaJ gene encoding molecular chaperone DnaJ, producing MPQKKDYYGILEVSRDASQEDIKKAYRVLVKKWHPDRHLENKKVAEEKFKEVQEAYEVLSNPEKRKLYDRFGFVPEGGMPNGGNGSYTGGVEDIFKDFFGGGSGNFGDAGGPFSDFFDMFFGNERGGSSRGTRTQRASKGQDIHATVTLELEELLYDVEKVIEYSRYENCTSCNGTGAEGGTAFSTCPRCNGRGQIAEEQRTFFGTFVKNYTCPTCNGQGKIISKKCSVCGGSGKNYKKERLSVKIPAGIEDGYVLKITGKGNNGLNGGPNGDLIVHIKVINNPKFRRNGADLETEIKVDYITAALGGTIKIPTLEGNITEKISEGTNPGTIIRLKNLGLPNFTGKKRGDIYVKLNVEINKPSMREKKYLKEIAKIKKLDI from the coding sequence ATGCCTCAAAAAAAAGATTATTATGGGATTCTTGAGGTTTCAAGAGATGCTTCTCAAGAAGACATAAAAAAAGCGTATAGAGTACTTGTTAAAAAATGGCATCCAGATAGACATTTAGAAAATAAAAAGGTTGCCGAAGAAAAATTTAAGGAAGTTCAAGAAGCTTATGAAGTTTTATCTAATCCTGAAAAAAGAAAACTTTATGATAGATTTGGATTTGTACCTGAGGGTGGTATGCCAAATGGTGGAAATGGTTCTTATACAGGTGGTGTAGAAGACATATTTAAAGATTTTTTTGGAGGTGGATCTGGCAATTTTGGAGATGCTGGAGGACCATTTTCAGATTTTTTTGATATGTTTTTTGGAAATGAAAGAGGCGGAAGTTCGAGAGGAACGAGAACTCAGAGAGCTTCTAAAGGTCAAGATATTCACGCAACTGTTACGCTTGAACTTGAAGAACTTTTATATGATGTAGAAAAAGTAATAGAATATAGTAGATATGAAAATTGTACATCATGTAATGGTACAGGTGCTGAGGGAGGAACTGCTTTTAGTACATGCCCAAGATGTAATGGTAGAGGACAAATAGCTGAAGAACAAAGAACTTTTTTTGGAACTTTTGTAAAGAATTATACTTGTCCTACTTGTAATGGACAAGGCAAGATAATAAGTAAAAAGTGTAGTGTTTGTGGTGGAAGTGGAAAAAATTATAAAAAAGAAAGACTTAGTGTTAAAATACCTGCCGGTATAGAAGATGGTTATGTATTAAAGATAACTGGGAAAGGTAATAATGGATTAAATGGAGGACCTAATGGAGATTTAATAGTTCATATAAAAGTTATAAATAATCCTAAATTTAGAAGAAATGGAGCAGATCTTGAAACAGAGATAAAAGTTGATTATATAACTGCTGCTTTGGGTGGAACTATTAAAATACCTACATTAGAAGGTAATATTACAGAAAAAATTTCTGAAGGTACTAATCCCGGAACCATAATAAGATTAAAAAATCTTGGCCTTCCTAATTTTACAGGTAAAAAAAGAGGGGATATTTATGTTAAACTTAATGTGGAGATAAATAAACCTTCTATGAGAGAAAAAAAATATCTTAAAGAGATAGCCAAAATAAAAAAATTAGATATATAA
- a CDS encoding chemotaxis protein CheX: MIDVKIINSVLSSLTDTFKSAAQTDINLQSPKLVKTIEKTYEIVTTIGFNGVLEGNVIYTLTSETSLEIVNSMMGGMMKLTEVDDMAISAIGELGNMISGAIAVSLEKVGYSIDITPPSVVEGKEMRVSVEGNILKFAGTLLDGKEIEIFLVVKK, encoded by the coding sequence ATGATAGATGTAAAAATAATCAATTCAGTTTTAAGTTCTTTGACAGATACGTTTAAATCAGCTGCACAAACAGATATAAATTTACAAAGCCCTAAACTTGTTAAAACAATTGAAAAAACATATGAAATAGTTACAACAATAGGATTTAATGGAGTTTTAGAAGGTAATGTAATATATACTTTAACTTCTGAAACTTCATTAGAAATAGTAAATAGTATGATGGGTGGAATGATGAAATTAACCGAAGTTGATGATATGGCAATAAGTGCCATAGGTGAATTGGGAAATATGATATCTGGTGCAATAGCTGTATCACTTGAAAAAGTGGGATATTCAATAGACATAACTCCTCCTTCTGTTGTTGAAGGAAAAGAAATGAGAGTTAGTGTAGAAGGAAATATATTAAAGTTTGCTGGAACATTATTAGATGGAAAAGAAATAGAAATATTTTTAGTTGTAAAAAAATAA
- a CDS encoding fused response regulator/phosphatase, with protein sequence MIQKNKKFKVLIIEDSMIIRTLVKTILQKDSNFEFYEAENGKIGYERTLEILPDVILLDIMMPEMNGYEVCELLKKNKFTKEIPIIIISALDEIENKEKGFELGAVDYIIKPVEPQELVARIKTHAELYNAQKELKNYIQLFENDLKTAQTLQYAMLPKKKIYDHIELDWYFKESFNVSGDIFGVLDMTDGSKFIYVIDVSGHGAAAAMLSLLVKQEIENLIYEKKIVNISELGKYLDEKEKNIFNDGSYFTAVFLKIKKDEIKIINFGHRQPFIIRKNKKTEIIRNTNLPLGMGLIENIKNIDEISVEFNKEDMFLIYTDGLVEAHNSKKEEFSEENIINIINNLQEINPNKLVNQIKKELNLFLNNNTPEDDITIVSGIKL encoded by the coding sequence ATGATACAAAAAAATAAAAAATTTAAAGTTTTGATCATAGAAGATTCTATGATAATAAGAACTCTTGTAAAAACAATACTTCAAAAAGATTCGAATTTTGAATTTTATGAAGCTGAAAATGGGAAAATTGGATATGAAAGAACCTTAGAAATTCTTCCAGATGTTATATTGTTGGATATAATGATGCCGGAAATGAATGGCTATGAGGTTTGTGAACTTTTAAAAAAGAATAAGTTCACAAAAGAAATTCCTATAATAATAATAAGTGCTCTCGATGAAATAGAAAACAAAGAAAAAGGCTTTGAACTTGGTGCTGTTGATTATATAATCAAGCCAGTTGAGCCTCAGGAGCTTGTTGCAAGAATTAAAACTCATGCCGAACTTTATAATGCTCAAAAAGAATTAAAAAATTATATACAACTCTTTGAAAATGATCTAAAAACAGCTCAAACATTACAATACGCCATGTTACCTAAGAAGAAAATTTATGATCATATAGAATTGGATTGGTATTTTAAAGAATCTTTTAACGTTTCCGGAGATATATTTGGGGTTCTTGATATGACTGATGGTTCTAAATTTATTTATGTTATAGATGTTTCAGGGCATGGAGCAGCTGCTGCCATGTTGTCATTACTTGTTAAACAAGAAATAGAAAATTTGATATACGAAAAGAAAATAGTTAATATAAGTGAACTCGGGAAATATCTCGATGAAAAAGAAAAAAATATATTCAATGATGGTTCTTATTTTACTGCTGTTTTTTTAAAAATAAAAAAAGATGAGATTAAAATAATTAATTTTGGACATAGACAACCTTTTATAATAAGAAAAAATAAAAAAACAGAAATAATAAGAAATACTAATTTACCACTTGGAATGGGCCTTATAGAAAACATAAAAAATATAGATGAAATAAGTGTTGAATTTAATAAAGAAGATATGTTTTTAATATATACTGATGGATTAGTTGAAGCACATAACTCTAAAAAAGAAGAATTTTCTGAAGAAAATATAATAAATATAATAAATAATCTTCAAGAGATAAATCCTAACAAATTAGTAAACCAAATTAAAAAAGAATTAAATTTATTTTTAAACAATAATACACCTGAAGATGATATAACAATAGTATCAGGGATAAAGTTATAG
- the gltX gene encoding glutamate--tRNA ligase — MEVRTRFAPSPTGFLHVGGARTALFNYLFARKHNGKFILRIEDTDVERSTKESEDQLIDALTWLGLDWDEGPNVGGSYGPYRQTERTEIYLQKAKELVEQGKAYECYVYPEEMESIREELLSQGKAPHYNYDMLKVYNTEERKKEYKEKGLTPVIFFKMPRKDYKLNDLIKGPVIFKEGSVGDFILIRSNGFPTYNYAVVIDDMMMKITHVIRGDDHLSNTLRQVAIYEAFNSELPEFAHVSMILGPDGKKLSKRHGATSAEEFRNRGYLPESVVNFLALLGWSHPEGKELLDINELIENFGLERVNSSAAVFDDVKLKWMNGNYIRSAKLDRIYKLSIPFIVQSGILTEEQCENNKKWLLEAIELVRTSSEELNDIPNELKIFIEDFKINMEDEEFIGYLNDEGVKEAIKQAYKLFLNDDEWTSDSVLENLKIAMKENKPKKKSFYMALRKTLTNEFHGPDLVKSIHLIGRARALERFERVIEY, encoded by the coding sequence ATGGAAGTTAGAACAAGATTTGCTCCTAGTCCTACTGGTTTTTTACATGTTGGAGGAGCAAGAACAGCTTTATTCAATTACTTATTTGCAAGAAAGCATAATGGAAAATTTATTTTGAGAATAGAGGATACAGATGTTGAGAGATCTACTAAAGAATCTGAGGATCAATTGATAGATGCTCTAACATGGTTAGGTTTAGATTGGGATGAAGGACCTAATGTTGGGGGTTCTTATGGCCCTTATAGACAAACGGAAAGAACAGAAATTTATCTTCAAAAAGCTAAAGAGCTTGTTGAACAAGGAAAAGCTTATGAATGTTATGTTTATCCAGAAGAAATGGAAAGTATAAGAGAAGAATTATTGTCTCAAGGAAAAGCTCCTCATTATAATTATGACATGCTTAAAGTATATAATACAGAAGAAAGAAAAAAGGAATATAAAGAAAAGGGATTAACACCTGTTATATTTTTTAAAATGCCAAGAAAAGATTATAAATTAAATGATTTAATAAAAGGTCCTGTAATATTCAAAGAAGGATCTGTTGGAGATTTTATACTGATTAGAAGTAATGGTTTTCCTACATATAATTATGCTGTTGTAATCGATGATATGATGATGAAAATAACTCATGTGATACGTGGAGATGATCATTTATCAAATACATTAAGACAAGTTGCCATATATGAAGCTTTTAACTCAGAATTACCAGAATTTGCTCATGTTTCTATGATATTGGGACCAGATGGAAAAAAATTATCTAAAAGACATGGTGCCACTTCTGCAGAAGAATTTAGAAATAGAGGATATTTACCAGAATCTGTTGTAAATTTTCTAGCATTATTGGGATGGTCACATCCAGAAGGAAAAGAATTATTAGATATAAATGAATTGATAGAAAATTTTGGACTTGAAAGAGTAAATTCGAGTGCAGCAGTATTTGATGATGTAAAATTAAAATGGATGAATGGAAACTATATAAGAAGTGCAAAACTCGATAGAATATATAAATTATCAATTCCTTTTATAGTTCAAAGTGGTATATTAACAGAAGAACAATGTGAAAACAATAAAAAATGGCTTCTTGAAGCAATAGAACTTGTTAGAACATCTTCAGAAGAATTAAATGATATTCCAAATGAATTAAAAATATTTATAGAAGACTTTAAAATAAATATGGAAGATGAAGAATTCATAGGGTATCTAAATGATGAAGGTGTTAAAGAAGCTATTAAACAAGCTTATAAACTATTTTTAAATGATGATGAATGGACATCAGATAGTGTGCTTGAAAATCTAAAAATAGCTATGAAAGAAAATAAACCTAAGAAAAAATCTTTTTATATGGCTCTAAGAAAAACTTTAACAAATGAATTCCATGGCCCAGATCTTGTGAAGTCCATACACTTAATAGGAAGAGCAAGAGCTTTAGAAAGATTCGAAAGGGTGATTGAATATTGA
- a CDS encoding cytidine deaminase — protein MMIQKLYKEALKARENAYVPYSNFKVGAALLTQDDEIFTGCNVENASYGLSICAERNAIFSANNSGKRKFKALFVIADTPDPVSPCGACRQVMNEFGDYEVYLANLNGEIKKTSTKELLPYGFSKDDMDDTKK, from the coding sequence ATGATGATTCAGAAACTTTATAAAGAAGCTTTAAAAGCAAGAGAAAATGCTTATGTACCTTATTCTAATTTTAAAGTTGGGGCTGCATTACTTACACAAGATGATGAAATTTTTACAGGCTGTAATGTTGAAAATGCTTCTTATGGTCTTTCTATATGTGCAGAGAGAAATGCAATTTTTTCAGCAAATAATTCAGGGAAAAGAAAGTTTAAAGCTTTATTTGTAATTGCTGATACCCCAGATCCAGTGAGCCCTTGTGGAGCTTGTAGACAAGTTATGAATGAATTTGGAGATTATGAAGTTTATCTTGCTAATTTAAATGGAGAAATAAAAAAAACTTCTACAAAAGAACTGCTTCCTTACGGGTTTAGCAAGGATGATATGGATGATACAAAAAAATAA
- a CDS encoding YitT family protein codes for MNDNLKKTIVDYVIISIGTLITAIGIVLFFVPYNIVAGGVSGLAIVLNSLFGWWIGLQMLVFNVILFALGFWLLGLGFGMKSIFSAITLSVFTDVLQQFFEMDQMIPNLIAQSQSYNIDIILMSAVYGGVISGFGMGLVIWRGATTGGTDILAMIFNKYFSVSVGTGLLISDSLITASSIFINPILPMYGIITIFIAAKTIDGIVNGLSSSKTFLIISEYHDKIKESIFNDLDRGITYIKGVGGYTKKDKDILMVTITRSEIGRLKSLIKEIDSNAFIIVLPNSEAIGYGFKKIT; via the coding sequence TTGAATGATAATCTCAAAAAAACGATAGTTGATTATGTGATAATTTCTATAGGTACGCTGATAACAGCAATTGGAATTGTACTGTTTTTTGTTCCATACAATATTGTGGCTGGTGGAGTTAGTGGATTGGCTATAGTATTGAATTCATTGTTCGGTTGGTGGATTGGATTACAAATGTTAGTTTTTAATGTAATTCTCTTTGCACTCGGTTTTTGGTTGTTAGGACTTGGATTTGGGATGAAAAGTATATTTTCAGCGATTACTTTGTCTGTTTTTACTGATGTATTACAACAGTTTTTTGAGATGGATCAAATGATACCGAATTTAATAGCCCAAAGTCAAAGTTATAATATAGATATAATATTGATGTCAGCTGTTTATGGAGGAGTTATATCGGGATTTGGAATGGGACTTGTTATATGGAGAGGTGCAACTACTGGTGGTACTGATATTCTTGCAATGATATTCAACAAGTATTTTTCTGTATCTGTTGGTACGGGACTTTTAATATCAGATAGTTTGATAACGGCATCTTCTATTTTTATAAATCCTATATTACCAATGTATGGTATAATAACTATTTTTATAGCAGCAAAGACAATAGATGGTATAGTTAATGGTTTATCTTCATCAAAAACTTTTTTGATTATAAGTGAATATCATGATAAAATTAAAGAAAGTATATTTAATGATTTAGATAGAGGAATTACATATATTAAAGGTGTAGGTGGTTACACTAAAAAAGATAAAGATATTTTAATGGTTACAATAACGAGATCTGAGATTGGAAGACTTAAATCTTTGATAAAAGAAATAGATTCAAATGCATTTATAATAGTTCTACCCAATAGTGAAGCTATTGGGTATGGATTTAAAAAAATAACTTAA
- a CDS encoding nucleotide exchange factor GrpE: protein MSKKENKKIENKVNKKIDEKIVEQIEEELNEVVEEEKKEDILNIEEVLKENEELKKDLEKIKIENDKLKNYAFDLKSDFETFKELVEKEKKDIKLKEKEKLIRSFLVPYEKLLISLNYKEDEQFPKAIEMVEKDMNKSFENAGLEFIKPSSGDIFDPFEHEVSDKYETDEIKEYHVYKTENPGYKLNGRVIEPARVVVAIKPKVVISVKEEAEEDNPKKEEGEN, encoded by the coding sequence ATGAGCAAAAAGGAAAATAAAAAAATTGAAAATAAAGTGAATAAAAAGATAGATGAGAAAATTGTTGAACAGATAGAAGAAGAACTTAATGAAGTCGTTGAGGAAGAAAAGAAAGAGGATATTTTAAACATTGAAGAAGTATTGAAAGAAAATGAAGAATTAAAAAAAGATCTTGAAAAAATTAAAATTGAAAATGATAAATTAAAAAATTATGCTTTTGATTTAAAAAGTGATTTTGAAACTTTTAAAGAACTCGTTGAAAAAGAAAAAAAAGATATAAAACTAAAAGAAAAAGAAAAATTGATAAGGAGTTTTTTAGTACCATATGAAAAATTGTTAATTTCTTTAAATTATAAAGAAGATGAACAATTTCCAAAAGCAATAGAAATGGTAGAAAAAGATATGAATAAATCCTTTGAAAATGCTGGATTAGAATTTATAAAACCATCATCTGGAGATATTTTTGATCCTTTTGAACATGAAGTGTCTGATAAATATGAAACTGATGAAATTAAAGAGTACCATGTTTATAAAACAGAAAATCCAGGATATAAACTTAATGGTAGAGTCATAGAGCCAGCTAGAGTTGTTGTTGCAATTAAACCAAAAGTTGTTATTTCAGTTAAAGAAGAGGCTGAAGAAGATAATCCTAAAAAAGAAGAAGGTGAAAATTAA
- a CDS encoding NUDIX domain-containing protein, with product MKLEEIEISEKQIFKGNLLDVRKYEVELPNGRQSTRELVLHPGAVAVFAFEDMNNKVILTKQHRFPIRANLLEIPAGKFDSPEEDPIECGKRELEEETGYISENWTYLGYIYTTPGFSNEIIHLYLAKNLRKTHQHTDEDEFIEIIEMNLDEFEELIKNGEINDAKTIAAYTRAKLLGGI from the coding sequence ATGAAACTTGAAGAAATCGAAATATCTGAAAAACAGATATTTAAAGGAAACCTTCTCGATGTTAGAAAATATGAAGTAGAACTTCCAAATGGTAGACAATCAACTCGTGAACTTGTTTTGCATCCTGGAGCAGTAGCTGTTTTTGCTTTTGAAGATATGAATAATAAAGTTATTTTGACGAAACAACATAGATTTCCTATTAGAGCAAATCTTCTTGAAATACCTGCAGGGAAGTTTGATTCTCCGGAAGAAGACCCTATAGAATGTGGTAAAAGAGAGCTCGAAGAAGAAACTGGATATATATCTGAAAATTGGACATATCTTGGATATATATATACTACACCTGGATTTTCTAATGAAATAATACATCTTTATTTAGCTAAAAATTTGAGAAAAACTCATCAACATACTGATGAAGATGAATTTATAGAAATAATAGAAATGAATTTAGATGAGTTTGAAGAATTAATAAAAAATGGTGAAATAAATGATGCAAAAACTATAGCTGCATATACAAGAGCTAAATTATTGGGAGGAATATGA
- the cysS gene encoding cysteine--tRNA ligase — protein sequence MRIYDTLSSSLKELKTIEKNHVKIYVCGPTVYNIIHVGNARPMIVFDSFRRFLEFSGYKVTMVQNFTDIDDKIINKSNEENTPFKEIPERFINEYWKDSNLLNIRPANFHPKTTDYVDEIIIFIEDLIKKGYAYKSENNDVYFDVRKLEDYGKLSHRNPDDMRSGSRIEISENKRDPLDFTLWKASKENEPSWSSPWGDGRPGWHIECSVMSTQILGKTFDIHAGGNDLIFPHHENERAQSVARHGCEFANYWMHNGMLKLSGSKMSKSTGNIWLVRDIVKQYGADTLKIFMLSKHYRSPLDFSEEGLISQKKSVDRLNETLKKTEDLFENDIPYLAYTDYMKEKINIFKEYLSDDFNTTKAIALIFDISKELNKSLEQKNKKNILENYHLLKNIFGPIFGIFEDNYIEKQNMSSDEVINLLIDIRNKMRNQKNYEMSDYIRDKLNEIGIEIKDNIEGTTYKIK from the coding sequence ATAAGAATTTATGATACTTTATCTTCAAGTTTAAAAGAATTAAAAACTATAGAAAAAAATCATGTTAAAATATATGTATGTGGACCAACTGTTTATAATATAATACATGTTGGAAATGCCAGACCTATGATTGTATTTGATTCTTTTAGAAGATTCTTAGAATTTTCAGGGTATAAAGTTACTATGGTTCAAAATTTTACAGATATAGATGATAAGATAATAAATAAATCAAATGAAGAAAATACTCCTTTTAAAGAAATTCCAGAAAGATTTATAAATGAATATTGGAAAGATTCAAATCTTTTAAATATAAGACCTGCAAATTTTCATCCAAAAACTACAGATTATGTAGATGAAATAATAATATTTATAGAAGATCTTATTAAAAAAGGATATGCTTATAAATCAGAAAATAATGATGTATATTTTGATGTTAGAAAACTTGAAGATTATGGAAAACTTTCTCATAGAAATCCGGATGATATGCGTTCTGGAAGTAGAATAGAAATTTCTGAAAATAAAAGAGATCCTCTAGATTTTACTTTATGGAAGGCATCAAAAGAAAACGAACCAAGTTGGAGCAGTCCTTGGGGTGATGGAAGACCTGGATGGCATATAGAATGTTCTGTAATGTCAACTCAAATCTTAGGTAAAACTTTTGATATTCATGCAGGAGGAAATGATTTGATATTTCCCCATCATGAAAATGAAAGAGCACAATCTGTTGCAAGACATGGGTGTGAGTTTGCCAATTATTGGATGCATAATGGAATGTTAAAGCTTTCTGGAAGTAAAATGTCAAAATCTACTGGAAATATATGGCTTGTTAGAGATATAGTAAAACAATATGGTGCAGATACATTAAAAATATTTATGTTATCTAAACATTATAGATCGCCGCTTGATTTCAGTGAAGAAGGATTGATATCTCAAAAAAAATCAGTTGATAGACTCAATGAAACACTCAAAAAAACTGAAGATTTATTTGAAAATGATATACCATATTTAGCCTATACAGATTATATGAAAGAAAAAATAAATATTTTTAAAGAATATCTTTCAGATGATTTTAATACAACAAAGGCAATTGCTTTAATATTTGATATAAGTAAAGAGTTAAATAAATCACTTGAGCAAAAAAATAAAAAAAATATACTTGAAAATTATCATCTTTTGAAGAATATATTTGGCCCAATATTTGGAATTTTTGAGGACAATTATATTGAAAAGCAGAATATGAGTTCTGATGAAGTTATAAACCTTCTCATAGACATAAGAAATAAAATGAGAAATCAAAAAAACTATGAAATGTCTGATTATATTAGAGATAAATTAAATGAAATAGGAATAGAAATAAAAGATAATATTGAAGGAACAACATATAAAATAAAATAA